The Neodiprion virginianus isolate iyNeoVirg1 chromosome 5, iyNeoVirg1.1, whole genome shotgun sequence genome contains a region encoding:
- the LOC124306427 gene encoding L-asparaginase isoform X2, producing MHDEEYAFKNFGENSPLVLPLTSEKRRVVYELLEYDNLIDSSNARTADWICLAEDIKKYYTDYDGFVILHGTDTLSYTASALSFMLNNLGKTVIVTGSQISIFEPRSDGFDNFLTSLLIAGNYNIPEVCVFFANQLMRGNRTSKRTTDAFEAFHSPNYVPLAVAGITIDVDYRAIFRPHKIEKFSVETELCEDVTMLRLFPGITRAMITAATYPPTKGMVLQSYGAGNMPTNRQDILEELRKAVKRGVMIVNITQCSQGTVSAIYETGRTLQDVGVLSGSDMTPEAAYTKLAYVLLKSEWDMQKKREIMLTSIRGELTSERPFNPKSNQLLDAVARNLNITSQGDIIRLRNSLFPGMVAAAILDKDVEKLKAIKEYGSDFCETNADFRTPLHIAASEGCLKVVRYLLENGASVHLRDRFDRTPLIDAIENDHHEVIELLVECGAHISGCDHLIGEQLCLAAAVGNVDRLMSYCYAGVDLSKRDVSGRTALHFGALHDQGEVVQFLLDRGADPEAVDMLGHTPRQLAELAFANVAQKLLRPISLSR from the exons ATGCACGACGAAGAATAcgctttcaaaaattttggcgaAAACAGTCCGCTCGTTTTGCC GTTGACCTCGGAAAAACGGAGGGTGGTTTACGAGCTTCTTGAATACGACAATCTGATCGATTCCAGTAACGCGAGAACCGCTGACTGGATTTGTCTGGCTGAAGATATAAAG AAATATTACACCGATTACGATGGCTTCGTAATTCTTCACGGAACGGACACGCTGAGTTACACAGCTTCCGCACTCTCCTTCATGTTGAATAACTTGGGGaaaacagtgatcgtaacCGGTTCTCAAATATCGATATTCGAACCGCGAAGCGACGGCTTCGACAACTTTCTTACGTCCCTGTTGATCGCTGGTAACTACAACATCCCCGAGGTCTGTGTCTTCTTTGCGAATCAACTGATGCGCGGAAATCGGACCAGCAAAAGGACGACCGATGCCTTCGAAGCCTTCCATTCACCGAATTACGTGCCTCTGGCCGTTGCAGGAATTACCATTGATG TTGATTACCGAGCGATATTCCGTCCccataaaattgaaaaattcagcgTCGAAACAGAACTCTGCGAGGACGTAACGATGTTACGGCTGTTTCCTGGCATCACCAGAGCAATGATAACCGCCGCGACGTATCCTCCGACTAAGGGGATGGTCCTTCAGTCCTACGGGGCAGGAAACATGCCTACAAACCGACAGGACATACTCGAAGAACTTCGCAAGGCTGTCAAGCGGGGCGTAATGATAGTAAACATAACTCAATGCTCGCAGGGAACGGTGAGCGCAATTTACGAAACTGGAAGGACGCTTCAAGATGTCG GTGTCCTGTCTGGATCTGACATGACCCCGGAAGCCGCGTACACGAAACTAGCATACGTTTTGTTAAAGTCCGAATGGGACATGCAGAAGAAACGTGAAATTATGCTAACCAGTATAAGAGGCGAGCTGACCTCCGAACGACCTTTCAATCCTAAATCCAATCAGCTGTTGGACGCCGTTGCCAGGAATCTCAACATCACTTCGCAGGGCGATATAATCCGATTGAGGAATAGTCTTTTTCCTGGAATGGTCGCTGCTGCGATATTGGATAAggacgttgaaaaattgaaggcGATAAAAGAATAC GGATCTGATTTCTGCGAAACGAACGCCGACTTTCGGACTCCCCTTCATATCGCAGCTTCCGAGGGATGCTTGAAGGTGGTACGCTATCTGCTAGAAAACGGTGCCAGCGTTCATTTGCGAGACAGATTTGACCGCACTCCTCTCATCGATGCGATCGAAAACGACCACCATGAG GTGATTGAATTACTGGTCGAGTGTGGAGCACACATTTCTGGTTGTGACCATTTGATCGGCGAGCAACTCTGCCTGGCCGCGGCAGTCGGAAATGTGGACAGACTGATGTCGTACTGCTACGCTGGTGTTGATCTGTCGAAAAGAGACGTTTCCGGAAGAACTGCGCTGCATTTCGGAGCTCTGCACGACCAAGGAGAAGTGGTGCAATTTCTGCTTGACCGTGGAGCCGATCCGGAAGCTGTCGACATGCTCGGGCACACCCCTAGACAACTAGCAGAATTAGCGTTTGCAAATGTAGCTCAGAAATTACTGCGGCCAATTAGTCTAAGTCGATAG
- the LOC124306427 gene encoding L-asparaginase isoform X1 has product MYCKERSVTMQGKLIGNRDLEGRVLVIYTGGTIGMTRNQFGSLVPTHNAIVKLLRNYPQMHDEEYAFKNFGENSPLVLPLTSEKRRVVYELLEYDNLIDSSNARTADWICLAEDIKKYYTDYDGFVILHGTDTLSYTASALSFMLNNLGKTVIVTGSQISIFEPRSDGFDNFLTSLLIAGNYNIPEVCVFFANQLMRGNRTSKRTTDAFEAFHSPNYVPLAVAGITIDVDYRAIFRPHKIEKFSVETELCEDVTMLRLFPGITRAMITAATYPPTKGMVLQSYGAGNMPTNRQDILEELRKAVKRGVMIVNITQCSQGTVSAIYETGRTLQDVGVLSGSDMTPEAAYTKLAYVLLKSEWDMQKKREIMLTSIRGELTSERPFNPKSNQLLDAVARNLNITSQGDIIRLRNSLFPGMVAAAILDKDVEKLKAIKEYGSDFCETNADFRTPLHIAASEGCLKVVRYLLENGASVHLRDRFDRTPLIDAIENDHHEVIELLVECGAHISGCDHLIGEQLCLAAAVGNVDRLMSYCYAGVDLSKRDVSGRTALHFGALHDQGEVVQFLLDRGADPEAVDMLGHTPRQLAELAFANVAQKLLRPISLSR; this is encoded by the exons ATGTACTGCAAGGAGAGGAGTGTAACGATGCAGGGGAAGTTGATCGGTAATCGAGACTTGGAAGGACGGGTACTGGTCATTTACACCGGTGGAACTATCGGGATGACCAGAAATCAATTCGGAT CACTGGTTCCGACTCATAACGCGATTGTCAAACTGTTGCGGAATTATCCTCAAATGCACGACGAAGAATAcgctttcaaaaattttggcgaAAACAGTCCGCTCGTTTTGCC GTTGACCTCGGAAAAACGGAGGGTGGTTTACGAGCTTCTTGAATACGACAATCTGATCGATTCCAGTAACGCGAGAACCGCTGACTGGATTTGTCTGGCTGAAGATATAAAG AAATATTACACCGATTACGATGGCTTCGTAATTCTTCACGGAACGGACACGCTGAGTTACACAGCTTCCGCACTCTCCTTCATGTTGAATAACTTGGGGaaaacagtgatcgtaacCGGTTCTCAAATATCGATATTCGAACCGCGAAGCGACGGCTTCGACAACTTTCTTACGTCCCTGTTGATCGCTGGTAACTACAACATCCCCGAGGTCTGTGTCTTCTTTGCGAATCAACTGATGCGCGGAAATCGGACCAGCAAAAGGACGACCGATGCCTTCGAAGCCTTCCATTCACCGAATTACGTGCCTCTGGCCGTTGCAGGAATTACCATTGATG TTGATTACCGAGCGATATTCCGTCCccataaaattgaaaaattcagcgTCGAAACAGAACTCTGCGAGGACGTAACGATGTTACGGCTGTTTCCTGGCATCACCAGAGCAATGATAACCGCCGCGACGTATCCTCCGACTAAGGGGATGGTCCTTCAGTCCTACGGGGCAGGAAACATGCCTACAAACCGACAGGACATACTCGAAGAACTTCGCAAGGCTGTCAAGCGGGGCGTAATGATAGTAAACATAACTCAATGCTCGCAGGGAACGGTGAGCGCAATTTACGAAACTGGAAGGACGCTTCAAGATGTCG GTGTCCTGTCTGGATCTGACATGACCCCGGAAGCCGCGTACACGAAACTAGCATACGTTTTGTTAAAGTCCGAATGGGACATGCAGAAGAAACGTGAAATTATGCTAACCAGTATAAGAGGCGAGCTGACCTCCGAACGACCTTTCAATCCTAAATCCAATCAGCTGTTGGACGCCGTTGCCAGGAATCTCAACATCACTTCGCAGGGCGATATAATCCGATTGAGGAATAGTCTTTTTCCTGGAATGGTCGCTGCTGCGATATTGGATAAggacgttgaaaaattgaaggcGATAAAAGAATAC GGATCTGATTTCTGCGAAACGAACGCCGACTTTCGGACTCCCCTTCATATCGCAGCTTCCGAGGGATGCTTGAAGGTGGTACGCTATCTGCTAGAAAACGGTGCCAGCGTTCATTTGCGAGACAGATTTGACCGCACTCCTCTCATCGATGCGATCGAAAACGACCACCATGAG GTGATTGAATTACTGGTCGAGTGTGGAGCACACATTTCTGGTTGTGACCATTTGATCGGCGAGCAACTCTGCCTGGCCGCGGCAGTCGGAAATGTGGACAGACTGATGTCGTACTGCTACGCTGGTGTTGATCTGTCGAAAAGAGACGTTTCCGGAAGAACTGCGCTGCATTTCGGAGCTCTGCACGACCAAGGAGAAGTGGTGCAATTTCTGCTTGACCGTGGAGCCGATCCGGAAGCTGTCGACATGCTCGGGCACACCCCTAGACAACTAGCAGAATTAGCGTTTGCAAATGTAGCTCAGAAATTACTGCGGCCAATTAGTCTAAGTCGATAG
- the LOC124306439 gene encoding SAYSvFN domain-containing protein 1 — protein sequence MEAKLAAYRVRKRKQAMVESMKNSVKGVLTWGSNTSNTSASSSPPPAYVELEDREDIESSQSEESLDLTPAENPVLTQVTYLLYFLLWATLYMIALQFEFGAVYFIVSSLVLIWKNTRSGPKKKGEISAYSVFNPNCQAIDGTLNAEQFEREIRYGASSVH from the exons ATGGAGGCTAAGTTGGCTGCCTACAGGGTTAGAAAACGCAAACAAGCTATGGtcgaatcgatgaaaaattctgttAAAGGCGTTTTGACCTGGGGATCGAACACCAGCAACACATCCGCCTCCTCGTCGCCTCCGCCCGCCTACGTAGAACTCGAG GATAGGGAAGACATAGAGAGCAGTCAGTCTGAAGAGAGTCTGGATTTGACGCCGGCAGAGAATCCGGTATTGACGCAAGTCACTTACCTGCTGTACTTCCTTCTGTGGGCAACGCTTTACATGATAGCACTTCAGTTCGAATTCGGCGCCGTATACTTTATCGTGTCATCCTTAGTACTAATATGGAAGAACACTCGGTCTGGTCCAAAGAAGAAGGGCGAGATTAGCGCCTACTCTGTTTTCAATCCAAATTGCCAAGCCATCGACGGTACCCTAAATGCCGAACAGTTTGAGAGGGAAATAAGGTATGGTGCTTCCAGTGTGCATTGA
- the LOC124306432 gene encoding uncharacterized protein LOC124306432: MHRVLSFQMGRGFGESSEFVTKRMCFSFIFFFGFLALLGGFLLGRFSAERTEKLREQRKQIEYTENRMESVRLERTLLEELRKASFDQYHVTKTLEKDANEDHINHESVETTLSNSHLFPNSMPDKTVVASLPGLRESDRWVVLSVSGDGVILALELARVFEKLRDAHNWTPRRRIVFCFSNEFGRDSCRDNLPKYAHHKIVAYLTVHGNAIQKNGCFVAPGSDVVRSSVFEAVQTVQDTISAQDLTSTRRIFNWCQKEHDDGLFLPRIPSDIPHASLALLAATNTSVNADYETATPYRRSFFQIIGLTIWRLSNSPILHWDPKYFERDVKAALKMIDSPGFVQVKEKITSTVHKIVNRAYNLNRNINEIEEPDSLSARVMNDLVMDLDRALLCPDGRVTTKCSECPVNE, from the exons atgcACCGCGTGCTGAGCTTCCAAATGGGAAGAGGTTTCGGTGAATCGAGTGAATTCGTAACGAAAAGAATGTGcttttcattcatatttttcttcggaTTCTTGGCactactcgggggttttctGTTGGGCAGATTTTCAGCCGAAAGGACAGAAAAATTACGTGAACAACGTAAACAGATTGAATATACGGAAAACAGGATGGAAAGCGTTCGGCTGGAACGTACACTTCTGGAAGAATTGCGAAAAGCTTCATTCGACCAATATCACGTTAC GAAAACGTTGGAAAAAGATGCTAACGAGGATCACATAAACCACGAAAGTGTTGAGACAACCCTTTCGAATTCCCACTTATTCCCTAATTCCATGCCAGACAAAACTGTCGTTGCTTCTCTACCTGGATTACGCGAGTCCG ACAGATGGGTCGTACTTTCGGTTAGTGGAGACGGTGTCATCTTGGCCCTTGAGCTTGCTAGAGTGTTTGAAAAGCTGAGGGATGCACATAACTGGACTCCACGGAGAAGGATAGTTTTCTGCTTCTCCAACGAGTTTGGTCGGGATTCGTGTCGCGACAATCTACCGAAATACGCACACCATAAGATAGTGGCCTATTTAACAGTCCATGGAAACGCCATACAGA AGAATGGGTGCTTCGTAGCCCCAGGATCAGACGTGGTGAGATCGTCGGTATTTGAAGCAGTTCAGACAGTTCAGGATACAATTTCTGCCCAAGACCTAACAAGTACTCGCAGAATTTTCAACTGGTGCCAAAAGGAACATGATGACGGGCTATTTTTGCCTAGAATTCCCTCAGACATACCGCATGCCTCACTCGCATTATTA GCAGCAACCAACACTAGTGTCAATGCTGACTATGAAACAGCGACCCCGTACCGTagatctttttttcaaattatcggTCTTACCATCTGGAGACTTTCGAACAGTCCGATTCTTCACTGGGATCCGAAATACTTCGAACGCGACGTCAAAGCAGCCTTGAAGATGATCGATTCTCCAGGATTCGTCCAAGTTAAAG AGAAGATTACATCGACTGTGCATAAAATAGTCAATAGAGCTTACAACTTGAATCGAAACATAAACGAGATCGAGGAGCCTGA CTCACTGTCAGCACGAGTGATGAACGACTTGGTAATGGATTTGGATCGAGCACTGCTGTGCCCAGACG GAAGGGTGACTACCAAGTGTTCTGAATGCCCAGTGAATGAATAA
- the LOC124306422 gene encoding probable RNA-binding protein 19 → MSRLIVKNLPNGITENRLKEIFSEKGIVTDVQLKYTKDGKFRRFGFVGLKTEEQAQNALDYFNNTCIDTTKINIEHCAGLGDTSKPKAWSKYAPDSVAYGIINGKKDSDDHLSTKSKAVEKKKKESKKQTSKEIKEALEKHKDDALFTEFMETHAVTGTNAIWSNDTTGGTGVNDDSSENESDEDDTQKDDDNVDSGNESEDKQKKEQRAADKKISDLEYMQILKAKAQGDINPSGLSNDAKNTHGPLKLLTVKVRGLGYSHKKKHIKQFFHPLVPKSIRLPPKIKGIAYVGFKTEKQLKQALNKNKSFLDGKRLFVMKYEAKDTVEDIKSAREKPVNSRWKEQEEALKSEESIAESGRMFVRNLAYTTTETDIQALFEKYGPLSEVDLPIDKTTRKPKGFGVVVFMMPEHAVKAYTELDGSILNGRMLHILPGKGKASLDQQLENDNLDFKTKKELQKKATAGSVHNWNTLFLGQNAVAEAIAAAYNTTKEKVLDDGGKSSSVAVRLALGETQLVEDTRKFLEESGVHVDAFNQPPEKRSKTVILVKNLPAQTDVREIREMFVRHGELGRVIMPPSGVTALVEFLEPSEARIAFTKLAYTKFKYLPLYLEWAPDNSFKSPVSSSKQPEAASRNTEPKSSNLSKADKPESKQTTVPVKESSSEDDEEAEPDTTLFVKNLNFSTTEEMLREHFRKCGRLDYVNIAMKKDPNNPGGKLSMGYGFVRYKRKADAEQALKNLQMTSVDGKTLELKRSERALQSDAQTTRKVSKVGEQTGTKILVRNIPFQANASEVQELFKAFGEIKALRLPKKMSTSESHRGFAFVDYYTKSDAKKAFKALCQSTHLYGRRLVLEWAQTEEGVDEIRKRTAKHFHQDGAVSRSKKGVLDPEAVGLDAE, encoded by the exons ATGTCTCGCTTGATTGTGAAAAACCTTCCGAATGGC ATAACTGAAAACAGGTTGAAGGAGATTTTCAGCGAAAAAGGTATCGTCACTGACGTTCAACTCAAGTATACAAAGGATGGAAAGTTTCGACGCTTTGGTTTTGTCGGACTCAAGACTGAGGAGCAGGCTCAGAACGCACTCGATTACTTCAACAATACCTGCATCGATACTACCAAAATCAACATTGAACATTGCGCTGGACTAG GTGATACGTCAAAACCGAAAGCATGGAGTAAATACGCTCCCGACAGTGTTGCATATGGAATTATTAATGGCAAAAAAGACAGTGATGACCATTTATCAACTAAATCAAAGGCCgtcgagaaaaagaagaaagaatcgAAGAAGCAAACGAGCAAAGAGATTAAAGAAGCTCTtgaaaaa CACAAGGACGATGCTCTCTTCACTGAGTTTATGGAGACACATGCAGTTACAGGAACAAATGCCATTTGGAGCAATGATACCACAGGAGGCACAGGAGTTAATGACGACAGCAGCGAAAATGAAAGCGATGAGGATGACACGCAAAAGGACGATGACAACGTTGACTCTGGAAATGAGAGCGAGGATAAACAGAAAAAGGAGCAACGAGCTGCTGATAAGAAAATTTCGGATCTGGAA TACATGCAAATCCTGAAGGCTAAAGCACAGGGTGATATTAATCCTTCAGGACTCTCCAATGACGCAAAAAACACCCATGGACCACTGAAGTTACTAACAGTGAAAGTTCGGGGTCTTGGATACAGCCATAAAAAGAAACATATAAAGCAGTTTTTCCATCCCCTTGTTCCTAAATCAATACGACTGCCTCCAAAAATTAAGGGCATTGCCTATGTTGGTTTCAAGACAGAAAAGCAACTGAAACAGgcattgaacaaaaataaaagcttCTTGG ATGGAAAACGACTGTTTGTTATGAAGTATGAGGCGAAGGACACAGTCGAGGATATAAAGTCAGCCAGAGAGAAGCCAGTAAATTCAAGGTGGAAAGAACAGGAAGAAGCCCTCAAAAGCGAGGAGAGTATAGCTGAATCAGGGAGAATGTTTGTCAGGAATTTGGCCTACACCACGACCGAGACTGACATACAAGCtctgtttgaaaaatacg GACCGTTATCCGAAGTAGATCTACCCATCGATAAAACCACCAGGAAACCTAAAGGTTTTGGCGTTGTTGTGTTCATGATGCCTGAGCACGCAGTGAAAGCTTATACGGAATTGGATGGTTCAATTCTTAACGGAAGAATGCTGCACATACTTCCTGGGAAAGGAAAAGCATCTCTTGACCAGCAGCTTGAAAACG ACAATTTGGACtttaaaacaaagaaagagcTGCAAAAAAAAGCTACAGCTGGCTCTGTGCACAATTGGAACACACTGTTCCTTGGTCAAAATGCAGTTGCTGAAGCCATCGCTGCAGCGTATAATACTACAAAAGAGAAG GTCTTGGATGATGGTGGAAAAAGTTCCAGCGTCGCAGTAAGACTAGCTTTGGGTGAAACTCAGCTTGTCGAAGACACGAGAAAATTCTTAGAGGAGAGCGGCGTTCACGTGGACGCATTCAATCAG CCGCCGGAAAAAAGATCTAAAACTGTAATActagtaaaaaatttacctgCCCAAACCGACGTCAGGGAGATCAGAGAAATGTTTGTCAGACATGGGGAATTAGGAAGAGTAATTATGCCGCCCTCTGGAGTTACCG CTTTGGTCGAATTCCTAGAGCCTTCGGAAGCTCGTATAGCATTTACAAAATTGGCTTACACAAAGTTCAAGTACCTTCCTTTGTACCTCGAATGGGCTCCCGATAACAGCTTTAAATCACCTGTAAGCAGTTCCAAGCAGCCAGAAGCCGCTTCTCGTAACACGGAACCAAAATCTTCGAATTTATCCAAAGCGGATAAACCAGAGAGTAAACAGACGACTGTTCCCGTTAAGGAATCAAGCAGCGAAGATGACGAGGAAGCAGAACCAGATACTACGCTTTTCGTAAAAAATCTCAACTTCTCAACCACAGAGGAAATGCTGAGAGAG CATTTCCGAAAGTGCGGTCGCCTCGATTACGTGAATATTGCAATGAAAAAGGATCCAAATAATCCAGGGGGAAAACTGTCGATGGGATATGGTTTTGTCAGATACAAACGCAAAGCGGATGCCGAACAGGCTCTTAAAAATCTTCAGATGACTTCGGTAGATGGAAAAACTCTTGAACTAAAAAGATCAGAACGAGCGTTGCA ATCTGACGCTCAGACTACGAGGAAGGTTTCAAAGGTCGGTGAACAAACAGGAACCAAAATCTTAGTTAGGAACATTCCATTCCAAGCGAATGCCAGCGAAGTTCAAGAATTATTCAA aGCGTTCGGAGAGATAAAAGCGTTAcgtttgccaaaaaaaatgtcgactTCCGAATCTCACCGAGGTTTTGCATTCGTTGATTACTATACGAAAAGTGACGCTAAg AAAGCTTTCAAGGCATTGTGTCAGAGCACTCACTTGTACGGACGTCGATTAGTCTTGGAATGGGCACAGACTGAGGAGGGTGTAGACGAGATCAGAAAACGAACTGCGAAACACTTTCACCAAG ATGGAGCAGTTTCTAGAAGTAAAAAGGGTGTTCTGGATCCTGAAGCGGTGGGTCTAGACGCAGAATGA